Sequence from the Brevundimonas diminuta genome:
CGCCTTCGCGATAGAGGGGCGACATCGAATCGCCAGTGATCTGAAGGCTGAACAGGGTGTCCTTGGCGCGCGGCAGGTCGGTCTGATCCCAGCCTTCGCCGACCGGCAGGCCAGCGTCGTCGAAGAACCCATCCTGACCCGCCTTGGCCAGACCCAGCAAGGGCACGCTCGTCGGCGCCTCCGGCGCGTCCTCGGCCAGCACCGCAAACTCCGATAGCGACAGGCCCGTCGCCTGAAGCACCAGCGTCATGCTCTCGGTCGAGGGCCAGCGCGGACGCGGCGGATCGCCGGGGCCGAAGCGTTTCGAGGGATTGAAACTCGTCGCATCCAGACCGGCGCGCCGCGCCAACCCGGACGGTGTCAGACCCTCACGCCGCGCCAGCGCGTCGACAGCCTTCCAAAGCTTGGCGTGGGATAGCGGCATCGTGTTCCAGCGACCGATTCGTCGCCAGCATATGATTGGATTCTAGGAATTTCTACCTATCAACGCCGCCGCGCGGCGCTCTTGCCAAGCATAAAATGTGCCGATGATGATGCAGCCGATGATCAGATAACCAATCATGTTCACGACTGTATAAAGTGATCCGACCATCACGCGTTGTCCGGTCAGGCTCATGACATGGGACATCACTGCGATCAGTTGCAGGCCGCTAGCCCACACGGGCCACGATTGTCGATAACGCCAGCTAATGCCTACGAAGACGATCAAAAGGACGAGATCGATCAGGAACATGCCCAGAGGCACGCCGCGAAATCCGCTGTTCTCCTGCATCACAATGGTTGCAAACCACGCGAACAGGTAGGCGCCCGCGCCGATCCGCTCGGGGGAGTTGCCCTTCAAGAAGGCGAACAACGCCATGCCGACCATGAATACGGCGCCGACGATGGCATAAGCGATGTTGAGCATGACAAATCGCCCCCGCGCAGAAATGCACGGGGGCGATAATGACCGAAGTCAGTTCAAACTGAAATCTCGGTAAGCCAAGCTTACCAAGAATTCACGCGACGCGATGGAGGTGCGTCGGCGTCAGGGCCGATTTCGGGTCCAGCCAATCGTCGGGCTTGGCGACCGGGCCGGCGGCGTAGGTGCCGAAGCCAAGGCGGCGGTGATCTTTTTGCAGTTCGGCGTGGCAGGCCACGATGGATTCACGCGCGGCCGAGAGGGCGGCGATCGTTTCCATGGCCTTGGCTTGCGACATCGTGCCGGAGACCGGCGACAGCGACAGAGCGGCGCGAGCGCCGATGAAGGATTGAACCAGCGTGGTCGCCTGGGTGATCGCGGCGTCGATTGCGAGTTCGGTAGCATGCAGATCGCCAGCAACGCTGGAGACGACTTCAGTGCGGTCCATGAAAGCCCCTCAAAGACAGGTTTACAAGAACCGTATGGTTATCACGTCTTAACCCTGTTTGGTAGAGCAAT
This genomic interval carries:
- a CDS encoding S24 family peptidase; this encodes MPLSHAKLWKAVDALARREGLTPSGLARRAGLDATSFNPSKRFGPGDPPRPRWPSTESMTLVLQATGLSLSEFAVLAEDAPEAPTSVPLLGLAKAGQDGFFDDAGLPVGEGWDQTDLPRAKDTLFSLQITGDSMSPLYREGDRVIVDQEATQVRRGDRVVARLTGGETVAKEVTSLTSRAVTLASINPDYPPRVVPRREIEWMARILWVSQ